Below is a window of Cryptococcus neoformans var. neoformans JEC21 chromosome 12 sequence DNA.
CTCCCTACTCATTAATATTTTTTTCCACAAGTAAGCAGTCGTGCTCTAGGTTTAAATTCAATTGCTGAATGCGGTCAAGGTACCTTGACAAGCTCAATACCGTCTGCTTATGGTGGACTGGATCATCTGTCATCATGTAAGTTCCTTTAACTACCATTAATGTATGGTATACTGACATTCTTCAGCGTGAGCCGTCTTTGAAGAGAAAACCAATCTCTGGGCCAACTGACTATCTCAGATCATCGTCACTCTTCTCGCCATGGCTGACACCCGAAACTCCGGCAAATTCGCTTTTTCTCATGTAAGCTACCTCTTCACTTGCATTTCTAATTTGCTGATCAAGTGTGCAGTTTGACGCTCAGCATTCTGGCTGGCCTGCCGGATGGGCATGGTTCGTTGGTCTTTTACAGGGGGCCTATACCTTGACTGGGTATGTTTGACACAAATTCGAAGACGCTGTTACTGACCGGCATAGTTACGGGATGGTTGCATCCCTTTGCGAAGAGGTCAAAGAGCCTGCACGTGAAGTGCCACGGGCAATGGGTGCGTACTTTCTCATTAAAATGATCCATCATGCCTAAAACTTCGTCATAGTCCTCTCAGTtgcagctgctgctgttaCTGGCCTCGTCTACCTTGTAAGTCCACGTCCTTCACAGACGCTTTCCAAAGGGCTAAACGATTCTCAGCTTCCTATTAATTTTGTTCTTCCTGCGATCGAGCCGCTTTTGGCCGTGGCGAGCCTTCAACCTATGCCTCTGCTTTACAAGGAAGTTACAGGGAGCGCCGGTGCCGCCCTCGGCTTACTCTTCCTTAGTAAGCAGTCCCAAATGTATTGGAAACTCGTGATCCTGATCAAACATGTCAGTTCTCGGCGTCTGGGTCTTTGCTGCCATTGGTTCATTGACTGCCGCGTCTCGCTGCACATGGGCCTTCTCCAGAGATGGCGGTATCCCTGCTTCtggatggtggaagaaggttgaCCAGAGATTCGGTATCCCTGTCAATTCTTTGATACTTTCGGCGATTGTCTGCGCTCTTTTGGGTTTGATCTACCTTGGTTCCTCTGCTGCCTTCAACGCCTTTACCGGTGGTGAGTTTGTATTTCCATTGATATAGATAATTTGTAATTGTTTTGAATCTCAGTTGCCACCATCTGTTTGGGCTGTTCTTACGCGTTCCCTGTGCTTTGCTCGTtattgagaaggagagaggctGTTCGCAACGCTTCTTACTCACTTGGAAAGTTCGGTTACGCTGTCGTAAGTTGACACAATCATCTACTTCTAGCGGATGACATGTGCTTATTATGTGCAGAACATCATCACGGTGGTGTGGATTAccttttccatcatccttttctGCATGCGTGAGTTCTTAAACCCATTGAAAATTGACAAAATTGCTGATCTGTGTTCCCCATATTAGCTACCGCCATCCCCGTCACTGCCGAATCTATGAACTACGCAAGTGTCGTGTTCGCGGGCTTCTCGTTCATCGCTGCCTTATGGTATGTTGTCAATGCCCGAAAGCATTACCATGGCCCCACCCTCTCAACCGTTCGAATCAGCGATACTACGGAAATCGTTGAAGAATATTGAAGTCACGAAAAAGCATCCGGATTCCCATTAGTGAAATACCTGCTGAGAATGTCGCATTGATATATTTTGGGTTGTTATTTTCCCATGCGTTGTGCAATAGGCAAATTAGGTTGTTTAGATGTGTAGATATCGTTGTCCTCCATGCAATGTCACTTTATCTTAGTTCACTTGTAGG
It encodes the following:
- a CDS encoding GabA permease, putative, with translation MGVDESEKTTSVHQQPVNKVENPSTLTPGDRDGAAARLEEMGYKQELTRNLGMISVLGLSFAIMAVPFGTSTTLNIALTDGGPVTILYGWIFVSLVSLCIASSLAEICSVFPTSGGVYYWSAMLSTKKYSSFASYLTGWLGTVGNWTVTASITFGGSQLILAAATLYHEDYVPTAWQTCVVYWAALLVSLLINIFFHKYLDKLNTVCLWWTGSSVIIIIVTLLAMADTRNSGKFAFSHFDAQHSGWPAGWAWFVGLLQGAYTLTGYGMVASLCEEVKEPAREVPRAMVLSVAAAAVTGLVYLLPINFVLPAIEPLLAVASLQPMPLLYKEVTGSAGAALGLLFLILGVWVFAAIGSLTAASRCTWAFSRDGGIPASGWWKKVDQRFGIPVNSLILSAIVCALLGLIYLGSSAAFNAFTGVATICLGCSYAFPVLCSLLRRREAVRNASYSLGKFGYAVNIITVVWITFSIILFCMPTAIPVTAESMNYASVVFAGFSFIAALWYVVNARKHYHGPTLSTVRISDTTEIVEEY